One genomic window of Candidatus Melainabacteria bacterium includes the following:
- a CDS encoding ArsR family transcriptional regulator: MGGGVMPHRVLVAKQLSELFSVLAHPVRLQIVVELRNGELCVNSLQDILGVRQSAVSQHLALLKAHHLIKERRHGRQVLYRLTSPEIAPWIVQGIPLILPDASDSRLLKSAAQRVVDLWSKTTESENIQQQGNQDEVLEETEEEQLEERLMSLVKSL, from the coding sequence ATGGGCGGGGGTGTTATGCCGCATAGAGTTTTAGTCGCAAAACAATTGTCAGAACTCTTCTCAGTACTGGCTCACCCGGTTCGGTTGCAGATAGTCGTCGAATTACGCAACGGTGAACTCTGCGTCAACTCCTTGCAAGACATCCTTGGTGTCAGACAATCAGCTGTCTCACAGCACCTGGCACTACTGAAAGCACACCACTTGATCAAGGAGAGACGTCATGGCAGGCAGGTGCTGTACCGGCTCACATCACCAGAAATAGCTCCCTGGATAGTGCAAGGTATACCACTCATTTTGCCTGATGCGTCCGATTCACGATTGCTTAAGTCGGCAGCTCAACGAGTAGTTGATCTGTGGTCAAAAACCACTGAGAGCGAAAACATTCAGCAGCAAGGAAATCAGGATGAAGTCCTGGAAGAAACTGAAGAAGAACAACTAGAGGAAAGACTCATGTCACTCGTAAAATCGCTGTAG
- a CDS encoding ATP-binding cassette domain-containing protein — protein MSLRLDIKEQSPLERFWSLLIADKRDLVILIIYTLINGLVSLAVPLAAQALVNTIAAGIFLQPLVVLSLLVLAGLMFGCVLRMLKFCLVENLQQRIFARTTVTLGERIPAIKASALNTEYMPELINRFFDVVTIQKCWAKLLLEGPTALLQILIGLVLMAFYSPFLLAFDLIIILFILFAINILGVFGLRTSIEESVLKYRVAEWLEDMGRCQTGLKTNGFSQFLARRTDSLVLDYLRARREHFSVLFRQALGTYFFQAVASAGILAVGGWLVINRQLTLGQLVAAELVVLNVLGALEKLIRNCDTFYDLLTGLAKVGHITDLPLERMDGLDLPERAEGLSVKCNQVRFAYEGRSEILAGLNLVIEGGQMASLVGESGAGKTTLASVICGLQEARTGTIEIGGFDVRDLDLLSLRKQVGFVGEANEIFEGTIEENVSLGRPYVSHQDVRWALDTAQFSNDLVHLPEGLNTVLISGGRNLSRGQVQRILIARAIAGHPKLLILDEAFTGIDEKTKLKIIEALFSKSHHWTVMDISHDAEVVVRSDVVYLLADGQIKESGSPADLAWRQSSEFSMLFPDLAAQIRSVERRKKERVASK, from the coding sequence ATGTCTCTTCGACTTGACATTAAAGAACAGAGCCCGCTCGAGCGCTTTTGGTCTCTGCTGATCGCTGATAAGCGTGATTTAGTAATATTGATTATTTATACGCTGATTAATGGCTTGGTATCATTAGCAGTGCCTCTTGCCGCACAGGCTCTGGTCAATACGATTGCTGCCGGCATTTTTCTGCAGCCACTTGTAGTTCTTTCGTTGCTTGTGCTAGCCGGACTCATGTTTGGCTGCGTTCTGAGAATGCTCAAGTTCTGTCTAGTCGAAAATCTCCAACAGCGAATTTTTGCTCGAACGACCGTCACCCTTGGTGAACGTATACCTGCAATTAAGGCATCGGCACTCAACACAGAGTACATGCCTGAATTGATTAATAGGTTTTTCGATGTAGTAACAATTCAAAAATGTTGGGCTAAGTTGCTTTTAGAGGGACCAACAGCGCTGCTTCAAATATTAATAGGTTTGGTGCTGATGGCGTTTTATAGTCCGTTTTTGCTCGCTTTCGACCTGATCATAATTCTATTTATTCTGTTTGCAATCAACATTCTTGGTGTTTTCGGGCTACGTACGAGCATCGAAGAGTCTGTATTGAAGTATCGAGTAGCAGAATGGTTGGAAGACATGGGTCGGTGTCAGACTGGATTGAAAACAAATGGGTTCAGTCAGTTTCTGGCGAGACGAACAGACTCTCTGGTTCTTGATTATCTGCGAGCCAGGCGAGAGCATTTCTCGGTGTTATTCAGGCAAGCTCTCGGAACTTACTTCTTTCAAGCAGTAGCCAGTGCAGGCATTCTGGCCGTTGGAGGTTGGCTTGTCATCAATAGGCAGCTTACTCTTGGGCAGCTTGTGGCGGCTGAACTCGTGGTGCTGAACGTGCTGGGCGCGTTGGAAAAGCTGATTCGGAATTGCGACACCTTCTATGACCTTCTAACCGGGTTGGCTAAAGTTGGTCATATAACAGACTTGCCTCTAGAGCGGATGGACGGGCTCGATTTGCCGGAGCGAGCAGAAGGTCTGTCTGTGAAATGTAACCAGGTGCGTTTTGCTTACGAAGGACGCAGCGAGATATTGGCCGGCTTGAATCTTGTTATAGAAGGCGGACAAATGGCTAGTCTAGTCGGTGAAAGCGGTGCCGGCAAAACAACCCTTGCTTCGGTAATTTGTGGTTTGCAAGAGGCTCGTACAGGAACAATTGAAATCGGTGGGTTCGATGTTCGCGATTTGGATTTGCTCAGTCTTCGAAAACAAGTAGGATTTGTTGGAGAAGCTAATGAAATATTTGAAGGGACTATCGAAGAGAACGTCAGCCTTGGGCGACCGTACGTTTCTCATCAAGATGTTCGTTGGGCTCTTGATACTGCGCAGTTCAGTAATGACCTCGTGCATCTGCCTGAGGGCTTGAACACTGTCCTCATCAGCGGTGGTCGAAATCTCAGTCGAGGTCAAGTTCAGCGCATATTGATCGCCAGAGCCATCGCCGGACACCCTAAATTGTTGATATTAGACGAAGCCTTCACGGGAATAGACGAAAAGACGAAATTGAAAATCATCGAAGCGTTATTTTCGAAGTCGCATCACTGGACAGTCATGGACATATCACATGATGCCGAGGTCGTCGTGCGTTCTGACGTGGTCTATTTGCTGGCAGACGGGCAGATTAAGGAATCAGGTAGTCCAGCTGATCTTGCTTGGAGACAAAGCAGTGAATTCTCTATGCTTTTTCCAGATCTGGCTGCACAGATTCGCTCTGTAGAAAGACGCAAAAAGGAACGGGTTGCAAGTAAGTAA
- a CDS encoding heavy metal translocating P-type ATPase, whose amino-acid sequence MTLPNPDPSKLKLGPSSSEGVSLWDDAPELSEQVTSISCLNAIDEVIDESALEQDDFVPLSYVVAHSVTGRIRLKIERLKREPQKIGRCLMALINTPGVLSISTNNWNGSVVIEYDDSRLDQFDVLKCVRNLNPDSLAEVQPIESKSEAKSAVVAKILKRALNWLDKIMPGVVQLALGGAAFAAAALKMPVFVTRLLVAASVAPVASRALHTLVDERKFGVDALDGVAATVMMLNGKYVEAAFMTALISTGEFIREQTSRKCQKLVADLLGLSGRFAWLVKGKKRICIPADEVKVGDIVVVYPGDMVPVDGVVLTGEACIDQSKMTGESIPVEVEKGSKVLAATVLVEGKIHLRCEATGVDTKAGMVLQTVSDAPLHETKIQNYASVMADKLVLPIFIGAGVTYAMTRNVIRLMSMLIFDFSTGIRIAAPTAVLSSMHRAGRRGILIKSGGALERLASVNAIVFDKTGTLTSGDPKVTNVISLCDIDKDELLAVAAAVEQRLHHPASRAIVKFALQKGLEIPHRDNSTHLRGMGIKARINHMSVIVGSKKLMESERISTVNAHPTEMISTTAGESIVYIAIDGKLAGVITYNDPLRIESTSALKKLRRMGIRKMVMATGDSEATANRVAKSCGITEVLARSFPEQKADLVQRLKAEGYVVAVIGDGINDSPAFVHADVAVSLHGGTEAARESADVVLTDDDLNRLPEAIEIARGAMNLVRQNLTLAVIPNSLGLTFAAMGVIGPAGATLLNNGSAIAAAVNSLRPLFLSDWSVDANSALEPRQSVALPDVSR is encoded by the coding sequence TTGACCCTTCCGAACCCTGATCCCAGTAAGCTGAAACTTGGACCTTCTTCTTCGGAAGGAGTGAGTCTGTGGGATGATGCTCCGGAGTTGTCCGAACAAGTTACGTCAATCAGTTGTCTAAATGCAATTGACGAGGTAATTGACGAGAGCGCGCTCGAACAGGACGATTTCGTTCCGCTCAGCTACGTTGTCGCTCACTCGGTAACCGGCAGAATTCGCCTAAAAATTGAACGATTAAAGCGCGAGCCGCAGAAAATCGGTCGCTGTTTGATGGCGCTGATTAATACCCCCGGAGTCCTTTCCATCTCGACAAATAATTGGAACGGTAGCGTCGTAATCGAGTATGACGATTCCAGATTGGATCAGTTCGATGTACTCAAGTGTGTTCGAAATTTAAATCCTGATTCTCTGGCCGAGGTGCAACCGATTGAGAGTAAATCGGAAGCAAAAAGTGCGGTTGTCGCGAAGATTCTGAAACGAGCTTTGAACTGGCTCGACAAGATTATGCCTGGTGTTGTCCAGCTCGCTCTCGGCGGAGCTGCATTTGCTGCTGCCGCGCTCAAAATGCCGGTATTCGTGACGCGGTTGCTGGTTGCCGCTTCGGTTGCACCTGTTGCCTCTCGGGCTCTCCACACACTGGTTGACGAACGGAAGTTTGGTGTCGATGCTCTCGACGGCGTTGCGGCGACTGTGATGATGTTGAATGGTAAGTATGTCGAAGCTGCTTTCATGACCGCTTTGATTAGTACAGGCGAATTTATCAGAGAACAAACATCGCGGAAATGTCAAAAGCTAGTTGCTGATCTGCTGGGATTGTCTGGACGTTTTGCCTGGTTGGTAAAAGGCAAAAAGAGAATTTGTATTCCAGCCGACGAAGTAAAAGTCGGAGACATAGTTGTTGTTTATCCGGGCGATATGGTGCCTGTCGATGGCGTTGTACTGACAGGAGAGGCTTGCATTGACCAGTCGAAAATGACCGGAGAATCGATTCCAGTCGAAGTCGAGAAAGGTTCGAAGGTCTTGGCCGCGACAGTGCTGGTGGAAGGGAAAATCCATCTGCGCTGTGAGGCTACAGGCGTTGATACAAAGGCCGGAATGGTTTTGCAGACAGTTTCTGATGCGCCGCTCCACGAAACCAAAATTCAGAATTACGCTTCGGTCATGGCTGACAAGCTTGTTCTGCCAATATTTATCGGTGCCGGCGTCACATACGCAATGACGCGCAACGTTATTCGTTTGATGAGCATGTTAATTTTCGATTTCAGCACTGGTATCAGAATTGCCGCACCGACTGCGGTGCTTTCTTCGATGCACCGAGCGGGCAGAAGGGGTATTCTCATCAAGAGTGGCGGTGCTCTTGAACGCCTTGCTTCAGTCAACGCGATAGTGTTCGATAAAACCGGCACATTGACCAGTGGAGACCCCAAGGTCACCAATGTGATTAGCTTGTGTGATATCGATAAGGATGAACTTCTGGCAGTCGCGGCAGCTGTGGAGCAACGTCTGCACCATCCCGCCTCACGCGCGATCGTCAAGTTCGCATTGCAAAAAGGTCTGGAAATTCCGCATCGGGATAATTCTACGCACTTACGCGGCATGGGTATTAAGGCTCGCATCAATCATATGAGCGTGATTGTAGGCAGCAAGAAACTGATGGAATCTGAGCGAATCTCGACCGTCAATGCTCATCCGACTGAGATGATAAGCACCACTGCTGGTGAATCTATTGTTTACATTGCAATTGATGGAAAGCTGGCTGGCGTGATCACTTATAACGATCCATTGCGAATAGAATCCACATCAGCTCTTAAAAAATTGCGGCGCATGGGCATTCGTAAAATGGTCATGGCTACTGGCGACAGTGAAGCGACCGCCAATCGTGTTGCTAAGTCGTGCGGCATAACTGAGGTCCTGGCTCGGTCTTTCCCTGAACAGAAAGCTGATCTCGTGCAGCGACTGAAAGCCGAAGGTTATGTTGTAGCTGTCATAGGCGACGGAATTAATGATTCGCCGGCATTCGTTCATGCCGATGTTGCAGTATCGCTTCATGGCGGCACCGAGGCTGCCCGAGAAAGCGCCGACGTTGTGCTAACAGACGATGATCTCAATCGTCTTCCTGAAGCCATTGAAATTGCACGCGGAGCTATGAATCTGGTTCGTCAAAATCTGACACTGGCGGTAATACCAAATAGTCTCGGACTTACTTTTGCTGCTATGGGAGTGATCGGACCGGCTGGTGCGACACTATTGAACAATGGTTCAGCAATCGCTGCGGCTGTGAACAGTCTGCGACCACTGTTTCTTAGCGATTGGTCTGTTGATGCAAATTCGGCCCTTGAGCCGCGCCAGAGCGTTGCCTTGCCGGATGTTTCGCGCTGA
- a CDS encoding acyl-CoA thioesterase, translated as MTLSTDLSKHDTCIVEMVFPTQTNHYGTLFGGHALELMDKSAFITASRYARKSMVTASSSKIDFHAPVRQGDLVEVIGRIVKKGRTSLQVKVELFSEDLLSGERQLCAQGDFVLVAVDKHSKPIPLDGTQR; from the coding sequence ATGACTTTATCTACTGATCTTTCTAAACATGACACTTGTATCGTCGAAATGGTTTTTCCGACTCAAACTAATCACTATGGAACGTTGTTCGGTGGTCATGCACTTGAACTGATGGACAAAAGCGCATTTATCACCGCGTCACGCTATGCTCGTAAATCGATGGTTACGGCATCGTCTAGCAAAATTGATTTTCATGCGCCCGTCAGGCAAGGAGATTTGGTCGAAGTAATCGGTCGAATAGTCAAAAAAGGAAGAACGTCGCTGCAGGTCAAAGTGGAGCTTTTCAGTGAAGACTTGCTTTCTGGGGAGCGGCAGTTATGCGCACAGGGTGATTTTGTTCTTGTGGCAGTTGATAAGCACAGCAAGCCGATTCCACTCGACGGAACCCAGCGTTGA
- a CDS encoding N-methyl-L-tryptophan oxidase, which translates to MRYNLRVSYRDTVVPQSYNTIVLGLGAMGSATTYQLAKRGDKVLGIDRHNPPHTLGSSHGGSRITRQAIGEGVEYTPLALRSYEIVQELESLTGNQLLLSCGGLMISNKNTKGVHHVQNFFETTVAAAKIHNIKYETLEPADIRKRFPVFKVSDSEYAYYEPAAGVLFPETCIKTQLDVARSNGAAIHTGETVLNFEETKNGVKVKTDQAEYTANQLIITAGPWLPELLKEHPALAGHFSIARQVMYWFDIKSHYDSFKPGTFPIFIWEGHDDLASSYGMPALDGPDGGFKTASPQFNEIVTPDTVNREITQAEIDAIYNQQVQRCFDGVSNKCLRSAVCMYTDTSDSRFVIDKLPGSKAIIVASPCSGHGFKHSPAVGECLAELALFGKSKLDISGFEMAAVKN; encoded by the coding sequence TTGAGATATAATTTACGGGTTTCCTATCGAGATACAGTCGTGCCCCAAAGCTACAACACAATCGTTCTCGGGCTTGGCGCCATGGGCAGCGCAACCACCTACCAACTAGCCAAACGAGGCGACAAAGTACTCGGCATCGACAGACACAACCCTCCGCACACCTTGGGATCAAGTCACGGAGGCAGCCGCATCACCAGGCAAGCTATAGGCGAAGGCGTGGAATACACACCGCTCGCGCTGCGTTCGTACGAAATCGTTCAGGAACTGGAGTCGCTTACCGGCAATCAACTTTTACTCAGTTGCGGCGGATTGATGATTTCAAACAAAAATACTAAGGGTGTGCACCATGTGCAGAACTTTTTTGAAACTACAGTAGCTGCGGCAAAAATCCACAATATAAAATACGAAACACTTGAGCCCGCTGATATAAGAAAGAGATTTCCCGTTTTCAAAGTATCAGACAGCGAATACGCCTACTACGAGCCGGCAGCGGGAGTGCTTTTCCCAGAGACCTGCATAAAGACACAGCTCGATGTGGCAAGAAGCAACGGCGCCGCTATTCACACCGGTGAAACCGTGTTGAACTTCGAAGAAACAAAGAATGGCGTGAAAGTAAAAACAGACCAAGCTGAATACACGGCCAACCAGCTCATAATCACGGCTGGTCCATGGCTGCCCGAGCTTCTAAAAGAACATCCGGCACTGGCAGGTCACTTTAGCATTGCGCGCCAGGTGATGTACTGGTTCGACATCAAATCTCACTACGATAGTTTCAAGCCCGGCACTTTCCCCATCTTTATCTGGGAAGGTCACGATGACCTTGCCTCCAGCTACGGCATGCCGGCGTTGGATGGACCAGACGGCGGATTCAAAACAGCCAGCCCACAATTCAATGAAATAGTGACACCAGATACGGTGAACAGAGAGATCACGCAAGCAGAAATTGATGCCATATACAATCAACAGGTGCAGCGGTGTTTTGACGGAGTATCGAATAAATGCCTGCGCTCGGCAGTTTGCATGTACACAGACACTTCTGATTCACGCTTTGTGATAGACAAATTGCCTGGATCTAAGGCAATAATCGTTGCTTCGCCCTGCTCAGGACATGGTTTCAAACACTCACCGGCTGTCGGCGAATGCCTCGCTGAGCTAGCATTGTTCGGTAAGAGCAAACTCGATATCAGTGGATTCGAGATGGCGGCGGTTAAGAATTAG
- a CDS encoding TolC family protein: protein MKHLGTLLIKLASKRRLPATILSCAIPLHMGAPGHALPETNRDTSQGQILGGAVSASNSDGDKLSLDLFLQLVEKNYPKLKGADAERRIAGAKRLEKAGAFDPVITSINEYLRVQDIFKPGVAKDAIHNESRLDLLTRSGIKLFATARLNPNDTKTPYVPTGRAGEYAAGMTVPLLRGLRVNEKKAAEDQAKLGEPVAAQVYGLSRLEILLKAAALYWEWVGAKVRIGVARNLLAVSQVRLDQIKERVQKGDLPALDIAEQEQEIQRRQAAVVKHTREFQKASISASVLLWDDSGTPKPMPDLADVPDLKPEPRKFTDSEWLEGRKSALALRPELKRISLEREQARIDLRLAQNMILPAVDAYVLQGADTGYQGIGPVVRAGMAMSLPLRQRTARGQAQAAQLKIQKLNLDEKAEKQRIQAEVDDAVSAINTSYEKWEATVLEVKKARQVESGERMRFGAGDGTLFLVNQRERATAEAEMRLAEVHVEYLQSMAAFRAVTGRL, encoded by the coding sequence ATGAAGCATCTAGGCACATTGCTAATTAAACTCGCATCAAAGAGGAGATTGCCGGCGACAATTCTGTCATGTGCAATACCCCTTCACATGGGCGCTCCGGGGCATGCGCTTCCGGAGACTAATCGCGACACTTCACAGGGTCAGATTTTGGGTGGAGCTGTTTCAGCGTCCAACAGTGACGGAGATAAGCTTTCACTTGACCTTTTTCTGCAGCTTGTGGAAAAGAATTATCCGAAGTTGAAGGGGGCAGATGCGGAACGTCGCATTGCAGGCGCGAAACGGCTTGAAAAAGCTGGAGCTTTCGACCCAGTCATTACCAGCATCAATGAGTATTTAAGAGTGCAGGATATTTTTAAGCCGGGAGTAGCCAAAGATGCTATACACAATGAATCCAGGCTTGACTTGCTGACGCGATCTGGTATCAAACTCTTCGCAACAGCAAGACTCAATCCGAATGATACAAAGACTCCATATGTTCCTACTGGTAGAGCCGGCGAATATGCGGCTGGAATGACTGTTCCACTTTTGCGCGGTCTGAGAGTGAATGAGAAGAAGGCGGCTGAGGATCAAGCCAAGCTTGGTGAACCGGTTGCTGCTCAAGTCTATGGCTTGTCTCGATTGGAAATTCTCCTCAAAGCAGCTGCTCTTTACTGGGAATGGGTTGGAGCTAAGGTGCGGATTGGGGTGGCACGAAACTTGCTTGCGGTGTCACAGGTTCGCCTCGATCAGATAAAAGAACGTGTTCAAAAAGGTGATTTACCGGCACTGGATATTGCCGAACAGGAACAGGAGATCCAGAGACGACAGGCTGCGGTGGTTAAGCACACGCGAGAGTTTCAAAAGGCATCTATCTCAGCTTCCGTATTGCTCTGGGACGATTCCGGCACTCCAAAACCGATGCCTGACTTAGCGGATGTGCCTGATCTTAAACCCGAGCCGCGCAAATTTACTGACTCAGAGTGGTTGGAAGGGCGCAAATCTGCACTTGCTCTTCGTCCAGAGTTGAAGAGAATTTCGCTCGAACGAGAGCAGGCACGAATAGATTTGAGATTGGCTCAAAATATGATACTGCCCGCGGTGGATGCCTATGTGCTGCAGGGAGCTGACACTGGCTACCAGGGAATTGGTCCGGTAGTTCGCGCAGGAATGGCTATGTCTTTGCCTCTCAGGCAGCGCACCGCCAGAGGGCAGGCACAGGCTGCTCAGTTGAAAATACAGAAACTCAATCTGGATGAGAAGGCTGAGAAGCAAAGAATTCAGGCTGAAGTCGATGACGCTGTCTCCGCCATCAATACTTCTTACGAAAAATGGGAAGCGACTGTGCTTGAAGTTAAGAAAGCAAGGCAAGTCGAGAGTGGTGAGCGGATGCGCTTCGGTGCCGGCGATGGTACGTTGTTTCTCGTTAACCAGAGAGAACGCGCGACTGCAGAGGCTGAAATGCGGCTCGCTGAGGTGCACGTCGAGTATCTTCAGTCTATGGCTGCATTCCGAGCAGTAACGGGTCGGCTGTGA
- a CDS encoding HlyD family efflux transporter periplasmic adaptor subunit, whose translation MTVSDNKLDTSTQRVDYESLRVVATSRGYGQVAVLLAVLLISTVLILVYAPWQQSITGSGKIIILSPMERPQNIEAQISARLTKWFVRDGQTVKQGELIAELSDIDPKFLDPEQLKHLENQKAALTARRAAAQDRHKALEQQLLSLKQSQSAAVPSASERALQADDRFKLAQQAVEAAKQNHVTTTLNLQRMKELFEKGLRSKRDLELSELDNTRARTDLERAHASLEIARHDQKLAQLDQSKVRADTEASISNIAASLASAQETVESTSGEIFKLDVELQNLNQRIKQRKVYAPTAGRIVKLQCVGAGATVDAGTVLAVIAPDTRDLAAELTISDNDAPLVSVGRPVRLQFAGWPALQFSGWPSIAVGTFGGRVSVIDAIDDGRNCYRVIVRPDAEAIAQGRDEPWPDAKFLRPGAEVSGWIMLDTVSLGFELWRQFNSFPPTVKLEELGLHKTPEKTKSDVKRKSK comes from the coding sequence ATGACTGTTAGCGACAACAAGCTGGATACTTCAACTCAGAGAGTCGACTATGAATCTCTCAGAGTTGTTGCGACATCTCGCGGCTATGGCCAGGTCGCGGTCTTGTTGGCTGTCTTGTTGATTTCAACTGTCTTGATTCTGGTCTATGCACCGTGGCAGCAAAGCATCACTGGCAGTGGCAAAATCATCATTCTGTCACCAATGGAGCGACCACAGAACATTGAAGCTCAGATTTCAGCAAGATTGACCAAATGGTTTGTCCGTGATGGGCAAACAGTTAAGCAAGGTGAGCTGATCGCTGAGCTTTCAGATATTGATCCAAAATTCCTGGACCCGGAACAATTGAAACATCTTGAAAATCAAAAAGCGGCACTGACTGCCCGCAGGGCGGCAGCTCAGGATAGACACAAAGCGCTTGAGCAGCAGTTACTTAGTCTCAAGCAATCACAAAGCGCCGCAGTTCCTTCAGCTAGCGAGCGAGCATTGCAAGCAGACGATCGCTTCAAGTTAGCGCAGCAGGCTGTTGAAGCCGCGAAACAAAACCATGTAACCACTACACTGAATCTGCAGCGAATGAAAGAGCTGTTTGAAAAAGGTTTGAGATCGAAGCGCGATCTCGAATTGTCTGAATTGGACAATACCAGAGCACGTACTGATCTGGAGCGTGCCCATGCATCACTGGAGATTGCCAGGCACGACCAAAAATTGGCCCAACTGGACCAGTCTAAAGTGCGAGCCGATACTGAAGCTTCTATAAGTAACATCGCTGCATCTTTAGCTAGCGCGCAGGAGACCGTAGAGTCAACTTCTGGCGAAATTTTTAAGTTGGATGTGGAACTGCAAAATCTCAATCAACGCATCAAGCAGAGAAAGGTCTACGCTCCGACTGCAGGCCGTATCGTCAAGCTGCAGTGTGTAGGTGCAGGTGCTACAGTCGACGCCGGTACAGTTCTGGCCGTGATCGCTCCAGATACGCGCGACCTGGCAGCCGAGTTGACTATCAGCGACAATGACGCGCCCCTGGTGTCGGTCGGGCGACCTGTGCGTTTACAGTTCGCCGGCTGGCCTGCTCTTCAGTTTTCTGGTTGGCCCTCTATTGCTGTAGGTACTTTTGGTGGGCGAGTTTCGGTAATCGATGCTATTGACGATGGACGAAATTGTTATCGAGTGATCGTAAGACCGGATGCAGAAGCGATCGCTCAAGGCAGAGACGAGCCATGGCCTGATGCGAAATTTCTGAGACCCGGTGCTGAAGTAAGTGGCTGGATTATGCTCGATACCGTCAGTCTTGGGTTTGAGTTGTGGAGGCAATTTAATTCATTCCCTCCAACAGTAAAACTTGAGGAACTTGGTTTGCACAAGACCCCAGAGAAAACAAAGTCTGATGTTAAGCGAAAAAGTAAATGA
- a CDS encoding cation transporter yields the protein MTRKLNKESAGVRHHLPHRTRIKVPRHHRSKHTMEAVKRQLEYVPGVNHVEVNHRTGSVVVHHDERSDTLELMGTAIENIAEDLFHELLAVEEVEFPGLSVIAQLIRNTLSKADSRVALETRNMVDLKMIVPLLFFGAGIVKSRQSVNWWGEVPAWVLFYYAYDSYMKFHGVGFAETIPLRDEEIDGEGSAVIATTQIPRRIGRRTNGS from the coding sequence ATGACTCGTAAGCTCAACAAAGAATCTGCCGGCGTTCGACATCACTTGCCGCATCGCACCCGCATCAAGGTGCCCCGTCATCATCGCAGCAAACATACTATGGAAGCGGTTAAGAGACAGCTCGAGTATGTACCCGGCGTCAATCATGTAGAGGTGAATCACCGCACGGGCAGCGTCGTTGTGCACCACGATGAGCGGAGCGATACGCTTGAACTCATGGGTACGGCGATTGAGAATATCGCTGAGGATCTGTTCCATGAGCTGCTCGCGGTCGAAGAAGTCGAGTTCCCCGGTTTGAGTGTGATTGCGCAGCTAATTCGCAACACACTGTCGAAAGCTGACTCCAGAGTCGCCCTTGAGACCAGAAATATGGTCGACCTTAAAATGATTGTGCCGCTGCTGTTTTTCGGCGCAGGTATCGTCAAGTCGAGGCAGTCAGTCAATTGGTGGGGAGAAGTGCCTGCCTGGGTTCTTTTCTATTACGCCTATGACAGTTACATGAAGTTTCACGGTGTTGGTTTTGCCGAAACAATTCCCTTGCGCGACGAAGAAATCGATGGCGAAGGCAGTGCTGTTATAGCGACAACACAGATACCTCGCCGAATCGGGAGGCGAACGAACGGTTCTTGA
- a CDS encoding YdcF family protein: METTVNIRNSVISKIFRSIVVLAFIALVTLNLLPDYLAGIPAQVTQLTKSDVVIVLGTPSDSEGNPSPVMRERVLQGVELLKKNYAKYIIFTGAAAHNEFVEAEVMANLAKANGIKPEQIVCEPNAQNTAQNAFNSVELMREHGWKSAIVVTSAAHLRRASHIFSHYPIKYCLASCNEPAGQPFYKSIVFDQREKIFMLGDLFTRQSSTFGLTPAQAAKFQTMEVSSFRSEQD, encoded by the coding sequence ATGGAAACCACCGTGAACATCCGCAATTCTGTCATATCCAAGATTTTCCGCTCAATAGTCGTGCTTGCTTTCATAGCCCTCGTAACGCTCAATCTTCTTCCAGATTATTTGGCGGGTATACCGGCGCAAGTAACTCAACTGACAAAATCGGATGTAGTCATCGTGCTGGGAACTCCTTCTGATTCAGAAGGCAACCCGAGCCCGGTCATGAGAGAAAGAGTTTTGCAAGGCGTCGAGTTGCTCAAGAAGAACTATGCTAAATACATTATCTTCACCGGCGCAGCTGCTCACAATGAGTTTGTAGAAGCGGAAGTGATGGCGAATCTAGCTAAAGCTAATGGTATTAAGCCCGAACAAATTGTCTGTGAGCCAAACGCTCAAAACACCGCACAAAATGCTTTCAACTCGGTTGAACTAATGCGCGAGCATGGATGGAAATCCGCCATAGTAGTAACCTCGGCTGCGCACCTCAGGCGTGCCAGCCACATTTTTTCGCACTATCCAATCAAATATTGCCTGGCGAGCTGCAACGAGCCTGCGGGACAACCTTTCTATAAAAGCATTGTTTTCGATCAGCGAGAGAAAATCTTTATGCTGGGCGATCTGTTTACACGGCAATCGTCGACATTTGGACTAACACCTGCTCAGGCAGCGAAATTTCAAACGATGGAAGTATCAAGTTTCCGAAGTGAACAAGATTGA